Proteins from a single region of Labedella gwakjiensis:
- the pstC gene encoding phosphate ABC transporter permease subunit PstC produces MTAPAPTALIPAKQRPGDRIFSTSTLVAGSLILAVLAAVAAFLVIQSIPAVTTSPDDISILRGENLVEYIWPLVFGTLWAALIALILAVPVAIGIALFISHYAPRRLAQGLGYVIDLLAAVPSVVFGLWGGNVLAPAVQPFYTWLEQNFSWIPLFAGPASGTGRTILTASVVLAVMILPIITAICREVFLQTPVLHEEAALALGATRWEMIRMAVLPFGRAGIVSASMLGLGRALGETMAVAMVLSASGGVTLNLISSSNPSTIAANIALSFPEAYGVNVNVLIASGLILFAITLLVNTIARVIVNRRKDFSGAN; encoded by the coding sequence ATGACCGCTCCAGCCCCCACCGCGCTGATACCCGCGAAACAGCGGCCTGGCGACCGCATCTTCTCCACGAGCACACTCGTCGCCGGCTCCCTGATCCTCGCCGTGCTCGCGGCCGTCGCCGCCTTCCTCGTCATCCAGAGCATCCCGGCGGTCACCACGTCGCCTGACGACATCTCGATCCTGCGTGGCGAGAACCTCGTCGAGTACATCTGGCCCCTCGTCTTCGGAACGCTCTGGGCTGCCCTCATCGCGCTGATCCTCGCGGTCCCCGTCGCGATCGGCATCGCCCTCTTCATCAGCCACTACGCACCGCGCCGTCTCGCGCAGGGTCTCGGATACGTCATCGACCTGCTCGCCGCCGTGCCGTCCGTGGTCTTCGGCCTCTGGGGCGGCAACGTCCTCGCCCCCGCCGTGCAGCCGTTCTACACCTGGCTCGAGCAGAACTTCAGCTGGATCCCCCTCTTCGCCGGGCCCGCTTCGGGCACCGGCCGCACGATCCTCACCGCGTCGGTCGTCCTCGCGGTCATGATCCTCCCCATCATCACGGCCATCTGCCGTGAGGTCTTCCTGCAGACCCCCGTCCTCCACGAGGAGGCCGCTCTGGCCCTCGGTGCGACGCGGTGGGAGATGATCCGCATGGCCGTCCTCCCGTTCGGACGGGCCGGAATCGTCTCCGCGTCGATGCTCGGCCTGGGTCGTGCCCTCGGCGAGACGATGGCCGTGGCCATGGTGCTCTCCGCCTCCGGTGGCGTGACACTCAATCTGATCAGTTCGAGCAACCCGAGCACGATCGCCGCCAACATCGCGCTGAGCTTCCCCGAGGCGTACGGCGTGAACGTCAACGTCCTCATCGCCTCGGGTCTCATCCTCTTCGCGATCACCCTGCTCGTGAACACGATCGCCCGCGTCATCGTGAACCGGCGCAAAGACTTCTCAGGAGCGAACTGA
- the pstA gene encoding phosphate ABC transporter permease PstA — protein MSQLTAPPKSGAAPQAMPNSYATGKLPRFVPWAILAASFVIVCAIFALFASADPEGGFNVAGAVFLSVVLYGIVLYGVARMIEGPRRATDRLVTTLVTLAFVVALLPLISLLSTVLLNGTARFDLTFFTNSMRNVVGEGGGALHAITGTLLMTGAAAIISIPIGLLTSIYLVEYGRGRLAQAITFFVDVMTGIPSIVAGLFAYTLFVIIFGPGIRLGIAGAIALAVLMIPVVVRSSEEMLRLVPNELREAAFALGVPKWLVVLKVVLPTSIAGLTTGIMLSISRVIGETAPLLVAAGYTNNMNYDLFDGRMQSLPVFVYSSYVSQGTEAQAYLDRAWTGALTLILIVMALNLLARFIARAFSPKLSR, from the coding sequence ATGTCCCAGCTCACCGCACCGCCGAAGTCCGGCGCAGCACCGCAGGCCATGCCCAACTCGTACGCGACGGGCAAACTCCCCCGCTTCGTCCCCTGGGCCATCCTCGCGGCGTCGTTCGTCATCGTCTGCGCGATCTTCGCACTCTTCGCGAGCGCCGACCCCGAGGGCGGCTTCAATGTCGCCGGAGCCGTGTTCCTCTCTGTCGTGCTCTACGGAATCGTCCTCTACGGCGTCGCCCGCATGATCGAGGGACCGCGACGGGCTACGGACCGACTGGTGACGACCCTCGTCACTCTGGCGTTCGTCGTCGCCCTGCTCCCCCTCATCTCGCTCCTGTCGACGGTCCTCCTCAACGGAACCGCGCGCTTCGACCTCACGTTCTTCACCAACTCGATGCGGAACGTCGTCGGCGAGGGTGGCGGTGCTCTCCACGCCATCACGGGAACACTCCTGATGACGGGTGCCGCGGCGATCATCTCGATCCCGATCGGCCTTCTCACCTCGATCTACCTCGTGGAGTACGGTCGCGGCCGCCTCGCCCAGGCCATCACGTTCTTCGTCGACGTCATGACGGGCATCCCGTCCATCGTCGCCGGCCTGTTCGCCTACACGCTCTTCGTGATCATCTTCGGACCGGGCATCCGCCTCGGGATCGCGGGCGCCATCGCCCTCGCCGTGCTCATGATCCCCGTGGTCGTGAGGTCGAGCGAGGAGATGCTGCGGCTCGTCCCGAACGAACTGCGCGAGGCCGCCTTCGCGCTCGGTGTCCCGAAGTGGCTCGTCGTCCTCAAGGTGGTGCTTCCCACGTCTATCGCGGGCCTCACCACGGGCATCATGCTCTCCATCTCCCGCGTGATCGGCGAGACCGCTCCGCTGCTCGTCGCCGCCGGCTACACGAACAACATGAACTACGACCTCTTCGACGGTCGCATGCAGAGCCTCCCCGTGTTCGTCTACAGCTCGTACGTCAGCCAGGGAACCGAGGCGCAGGCCTACCTCGACCGGGCCTGGACCGGAGCACTCACCCTCATCCTCATCGTCATGGCGCTCAACCTGCTGGCACGTTTCATCGCCCGCGCGTTCTCGCCGAAGCTCAGCCGCTAA
- the pstB gene encoding phosphate ABC transporter ATP-binding protein PstB, which yields MSKRIEVNDLNVYYSKFLAVEGVSLTIEPRSVTAFIGPSGCGKSTFLRTLNRMHEVIPGARVEGQVLVDGDDLYGAGVDPVLVRRQVGMVFQRPNPFPTMSIRENVLAGVSLNNRRMSKSEADGLVEKSLQGANLWNEVKDRLDRPGSGLSGGQQQRLCIARAIAVSPDILLMDEPCSALDPISTLAIEDLIEELKKEYTIVIVTHNMQQASRVSDRTAFFNIAGTGKPGKLIEYDDTNTIFTQPSVQATEDYVSGRFG from the coding sequence GTGTCCAAGCGCATCGAAGTCAACGACCTCAACGTCTACTACTCCAAGTTCCTCGCCGTCGAAGGTGTGAGCCTTACGATCGAACCCCGCAGCGTCACGGCGTTCATCGGGCCGTCCGGCTGCGGCAAGTCCACGTTCCTCCGCACGCTCAACCGCATGCACGAGGTCATCCCCGGCGCGCGCGTAGAGGGCCAGGTCCTCGTGGACGGAGACGACCTCTACGGCGCCGGCGTCGACCCCGTGCTCGTTCGTCGCCAGGTGGGCATGGTCTTCCAGCGCCCCAACCCGTTCCCGACGATGTCGATCAGGGAGAACGTCCTCGCGGGCGTCTCGCTCAACAACCGTCGCATGTCGAAGTCCGAGGCGGACGGCCTCGTGGAGAAGTCCCTGCAGGGGGCCAACCTCTGGAACGAGGTCAAGGACCGGCTCGACCGACCGGGCTCCGGCCTCTCCGGTGGCCAGCAGCAGCGTCTCTGCATCGCGCGTGCGATCGCCGTCTCCCCCGACATCCTCCTTATGGACGAGCCCTGCTCCGCCCTCGACCCGATCTCGACGCTCGCGATCGAGGACCTCATCGAGGAGCTGAAGAAGGAGTACACGATCGTGATCGTGACCCACAACATGCAGCAGGCGAGCCGCGTGAGCGACCGCACCGCGTTCTTCAACATCGCGGGCACGGGCAAGCCCGGCAAGCTCATCGAGTACGACGACACGAACACGATCTTCACGCAGCCCTCCGTGCAGGCGACGGAGGACTACGTCTCGGGCCGCTTCGGCTGA
- a CDS encoding anti-sigma factor — MTRNDDPTSDASVYAAGGLDADESAAFEAFLESSVEARDELESFEGVSASLGLAIEPEDPPADLKASLMARIAATPQLAPESRSRHAAGDDASRITPVPAPVGPVAVPALASDEPSTPAAAPRRAQPTPGQIRKAQERANRRWYSKPLSYAVAAAAVGVVIVGSSLFVGVVENGNQLPQAVALAEVNSASDVQRTTVELDDEGGTATLVWSGELGKSVLVVNGLPQLPSDKTYELWYINEGGPVSAGIFHTGADGTGWGILAGQMTDDDVVAVTIEKAGGSGGTPTTDPVLVVEPA, encoded by the coding sequence ATGACCCGGAACGACGACCCGACGTCCGACGCGAGCGTGTATGCCGCTGGGGGTCTCGACGCCGACGAATCCGCGGCGTTCGAAGCATTCCTGGAATCGTCGGTCGAGGCGCGAGACGAACTCGAATCGTTCGAGGGCGTGTCAGCCTCGCTCGGACTCGCGATCGAACCGGAAGACCCTCCTGCGGACCTGAAGGCGAGCCTGATGGCCCGCATCGCGGCGACACCGCAGCTCGCACCCGAGTCCCGCTCGCGTCACGCGGCGGGCGATGACGCGAGCAGGATCACCCCGGTCCCGGCTCCGGTCGGTCCCGTCGCCGTCCCGGCGCTCGCATCCGACGAGCCTTCCACCCCGGCTGCCGCTCCTCGACGTGCCCAGCCCACTCCCGGTCAGATCCGGAAGGCGCAGGAGCGCGCGAATCGTCGTTGGTACTCCAAGCCGTTGTCCTACGCCGTCGCCGCGGCCGCCGTCGGCGTCGTCATCGTGGGCTCGAGCCTGTTCGTCGGCGTGGTGGAGAACGGCAACCAGCTGCCGCAGGCCGTCGCCCTGGCCGAGGTCAACTCGGCATCCGACGTGCAGCGCACGACGGTGGAGCTCGATGACGAGGGCGGCACGGCCACGCTCGTCTGGTCCGGTGAACTCGGAAAGTCCGTGCTCGTCGTGAACGGCCTGCCCCAGCTGCCGTCCGACAAGACCTACGAGCTCTGGTACATCAACGAGGGGGGTCCGGTGTCCGCCGGCATCTTCCACACCGGAGCCGACGGCACGGGCTGGGGCATCCTCGCCGGTCAGATGACCGACGACGACGTCGTGGCTGTCACGATCGAGAAGGCCGGCGGTTCGGGTGGCACTCCCACGACCGACCCCGTCCTCGTGGTCGAACCGGCCTGA
- a CDS encoding sigma-70 family RNA polymerase sigma factor gives MPDFSDLFGMLDAVASEETSTEARAQQIPAVDSAAAELQQLVARIASGDQLAFGDFYDRLAPRVFAIVRRVLVDPSQSEEVTQEIFVELWQSAPRYAPNKGGVTTWVMTIAHRRAVDRVRASQASRDRDLRVGIRDHSIDYDSVAETAELRLENQRVKRALEKLTDLQKQAVTLAYYGGYSHSEVSEMLGVPLGTVKTRIRDGMIRLRDEMGVAS, from the coding sequence ATGCCGGACTTCTCGGATTTGTTTGGCATGCTTGACGCTGTGGCAAGCGAAGAGACGAGCACCGAGGCGCGAGCCCAGCAGATTCCCGCCGTCGACTCCGCCGCAGCCGAGCTCCAGCAGCTCGTGGCGCGGATCGCGTCGGGGGACCAACTCGCCTTCGGCGACTTCTACGATCGACTCGCCCCACGCGTCTTCGCCATCGTCCGTCGCGTCCTGGTCGACCCTTCCCAGTCGGAGGAGGTCACACAGGAGATCTTCGTCGAACTCTGGCAATCCGCCCCCCGATACGCTCCGAATAAGGGGGGAGTGACCACCTGGGTCATGACGATCGCACACCGCCGGGCAGTAGACCGGGTGCGGGCGTCGCAAGCGAGCCGGGACCGCGATCTCCGAGTGGGCATCAGAGACCACTCGATCGACTATGACAGCGTCGCCGAGACCGCGGAGCTCCGTTTGGAGAACCAGCGCGTCAAACGAGCGCTCGAGAAGCTCACAGACCTCCAGAAGCAAGCGGTCACGCTCGCCTACTACGGCGGATACAGCCACAGCGAGGTCTCAGAAATGCTCGGCGTGCCACTCGGCACGGTGAAGACACGAATACGTGACGGCATGATCCGTCTGAGAGATGAAATGGGGGTGGCATCATGA
- a CDS encoding fasciclin domain-containing protein yields the protein MRVKKRNLMAVLSISAVAAFGLAACSTGTSSDDASSEPSMSEESTSPSAEEMDPAANLVGPGCADYAAAVPDGDGSVAGMAADPVATAASNNPLLTQLTAAVSGELNPDVNLVDTLNGGEFTVFAPVDDAFAAVDAATLEALQTDADLLTSILTYHVVEGQLAPDAVVGEHATVNGANLEVTGSGDELMVNDANVICGGVTTANATVYLIDGILMPPTE from the coding sequence ATGCGAGTGAAGAAGCGCAATCTCATGGCCGTCCTGTCCATCAGTGCCGTTGCGGCATTCGGCCTGGCGGCCTGTTCGACGGGCACCTCGTCGGACGACGCCAGCAGCGAGCCCTCGATGTCCGAGGAGTCGACGTCCCCCAGCGCCGAGGAGATGGACCCCGCGGCGAACCTCGTCGGACCCGGCTGCGCCGACTACGCCGCTGCCGTTCCGGACGGCGACGGATCGGTCGCCGGCATGGCTGCTGACCCGGTGGCGACTGCTGCCTCCAACAACCCGCTGCTCACGCAGCTCACGGCCGCCGTCTCCGGTGAGCTCAACCCCGACGTGAACCTCGTCGACACCCTCAACGGTGGCGAGTTCACGGTCTTCGCACCGGTTGACGACGCGTTCGCCGCTGTCGACGCCGCAACGCTCGAGGCGCTCCAGACGGACGCCGACCTGCTCACGTCGATCCTCACCTACCACGTGGTCGAGGGCCAGCTCGCTCCTGACGCTGTCGTCGGCGAGCACGCTACGGTCAACGGCGCGAACCTCGAGGTCACCGGCTCCGGCGACGAGCTCATGGTCAACGACGCCAACGTCATCTGCGGTGGCGTGACCACGGCCAACGCGACCGTGTACCTCATCGACGGCATCCTCATGCCGCCGACCGAGTAA
- a CDS encoding metallophosphoesterase: MRSLRRTLTIVAAAALVAAGTVVVSTPASASTATCSSMHQPVRQSVNPTSRQSLITFSSTEIQKADEVWGFTERRGDVFDASPKEKDGLVPVYRMYQDERFVWIPRVEGSSEWQKAQSKYGYQAQAIEFWASPTAIDCGVAVHRMYKKGVFRMEADAGRISDLVADGWADQGPKFWASRAETTAPAPAPAPQPTPQPAPAPEPERPGSEPGDTDSTFSLAIIPDTQQEVFTSTRFAQRNEWLVENKDELDIRYAIHTGDVTNWGETAPEQYRVASDAMKVLDDGGIPAAIAIGNHDSSAVCVGGGGCRGADASVTLRKTELFNSTFPATRYTGIEGVFEQARVDNNFQTFSAGGADFLILTLELWPRQDVVEWAKDVVATHPEHNVIINTHFYLDYDGSIAQSSGYGVTSPQSLFDELVSVYPNVKMVFSGHVGDSQQRTDVGKNGNTIASFLGGFHSTANPVKLIEIDTETGTITAKVHVPQTDTHLEQFDARIDGMDFIG; this comes from the coding sequence ATGAGATCCCTCCGAAGAACGCTGACCATCGTCGCCGCCGCAGCCCTCGTCGCTGCTGGCACCGTCGTCGTCTCGACGCCGGCGTCGGCGAGTACGGCCACCTGCAGTTCCATGCACCAGCCCGTGCGACAGTCGGTGAACCCGACGAGCCGGCAGTCGCTTATCACCTTCAGTAGCACCGAGATCCAGAAGGCCGACGAGGTGTGGGGCTTCACCGAACGTCGTGGGGACGTCTTCGACGCCTCGCCCAAGGAGAAGGACGGGCTCGTTCCCGTCTACCGCATGTACCAGGACGAGCGCTTCGTCTGGATCCCCCGCGTGGAGGGATCCAGTGAGTGGCAGAAGGCGCAGTCGAAGTACGGGTACCAGGCGCAGGCCATCGAGTTCTGGGCCTCCCCCACCGCGATCGACTGCGGAGTCGCCGTCCATCGGATGTACAAGAAGGGCGTCTTCCGCATGGAAGCGGATGCCGGCCGCATCTCCGATCTCGTCGCCGACGGATGGGCCGACCAGGGCCCGAAGTTCTGGGCGTCGCGAGCCGAGACCACCGCCCCGGCGCCGGCACCCGCACCTCAGCCGACTCCTCAACCGGCTCCCGCGCCCGAACCAGAGCGCCCGGGCTCCGAACCCGGCGACACCGACTCCACGTTCTCCCTCGCGATCATCCCGGACACGCAGCAAGAGGTCTTCACCTCCACCCGATTCGCGCAGCGCAACGAGTGGCTCGTCGAGAACAAGGACGAGCTCGACATCCGGTACGCGATCCACACGGGCGACGTCACCAACTGGGGCGAGACGGCTCCCGAGCAGTACCGCGTGGCGTCCGACGCCATGAAGGTACTCGACGACGGGGGCATCCCGGCCGCCATCGCCATCGGAAACCACGACTCGAGCGCCGTCTGCGTCGGTGGTGGTGGCTGCCGAGGCGCTGACGCCTCCGTGACCCTCCGCAAGACGGAGCTGTTCAACTCCACTTTCCCCGCGACGCGCTACACCGGTATCGAGGGAGTCTTCGAGCAGGCACGCGTGGACAACAACTTCCAGACGTTCTCGGCGGGGGGCGCGGACTTCCTCATCCTCACGCTCGAGCTGTGGCCGCGGCAGGATGTCGTCGAGTGGGCGAAGGACGTGGTCGCGACCCACCCGGAGCACAACGTCATCATCAACACCCACTTCTATCTCGACTACGACGGCTCCATCGCCCAGTCCTCGGGATACGGCGTCACCTCGCCGCAGTCGCTGTTCGACGAGCTGGTGTCCGTCTACCCCAACGTGAAGATGGTCTTCTCCGGCCACGTCGGGGACTCGCAGCAGCGGACCGATGTCGGGAAGAACGGCAACACCATCGCCTCATTCCTCGGCGGCTTCCACAGCACGGCGAACCCCGTCAAACTCATCGAGATCGACACCGAGACGGGCACGATCACGGCGAAGGTCCACGTCCCCCAGACCGACACGCACCTCGAGCAGTTCGACGCACGGATCGACGGTATGGACTTCATCGGCTGA
- a CDS encoding glycosyltransferase family 39 protein has product MAVTASRTQPVAPGDPSPSARRRVLLPAILGVIAVVLSSIRSADVSSWTDEAITVSAATRSWSELWEMLQNIDAVHGVYYAFMHVWIGLFGASEFAIRFPSALAVGGAVVGTYVLGRRFGGERLAVVGAVVTMLLPRLLWAGIEGRPFAFTAVAAVWATVALARALDTRNSAARWALYAILAAVGVLLNVYLALLVVGHLITVVILHRTDRRVVGSFVGSAIVAAVLSAPVILLSFGQRGQVGSEGDRSAVGVIRRVLLNQWFLGETPDDGALPGWFDSVWRASGIVLAVVGIALMAWLVLRSRSARPSPVRELLAYALPWMLVSTLVVAAYTIASSPMYSPRYFTFTVPAVGLLIAAGLLAVPRRVIRWSIAVIGILAVTAVYASQRADYSKSGSDWSTVAEVVEAAEPGDAVYFMPRYEPVDGTAKWTARRIEYVYPEPFQGLDDITLRETGAETGTLDGESDDLDDVLDRLDDEQVVWVIYGDVYPADMVADDLALIESLGFTASSEWSGPRNVVVRYER; this is encoded by the coding sequence GTGGCCGTCACCGCATCCCGCACGCAGCCCGTCGCGCCGGGGGACCCGTCGCCATCGGCCCGCCGGCGGGTCCTGCTGCCGGCCATCCTCGGCGTCATCGCCGTCGTGCTGTCGTCGATCCGTTCGGCCGACGTCTCGTCGTGGACAGATGAGGCGATCACCGTCTCGGCCGCGACCCGCTCCTGGTCCGAACTCTGGGAGATGCTCCAGAACATCGACGCCGTCCACGGCGTCTACTACGCGTTCATGCATGTGTGGATCGGGCTGTTCGGCGCGTCCGAGTTCGCGATCCGCTTCCCGAGCGCACTCGCCGTGGGCGGAGCGGTGGTCGGTACGTACGTCCTGGGTCGCCGTTTCGGCGGCGAACGCCTCGCGGTGGTGGGAGCCGTCGTCACGATGCTCCTGCCTCGTCTCCTCTGGGCGGGCATCGAGGGGCGTCCATTCGCGTTCACGGCTGTCGCGGCCGTCTGGGCGACGGTCGCCCTGGCCCGTGCGCTCGACACCCGCAACTCGGCAGCGCGCTGGGCGCTCTACGCGATCCTCGCGGCGGTGGGTGTGCTGCTCAACGTCTACCTCGCTCTCCTCGTGGTGGGCCACCTGATCACGGTGGTCATCCTCCACCGCACCGACCGCCGGGTCGTTGGCTCATTCGTCGGCTCGGCGATCGTCGCGGCCGTCCTCAGCGCGCCCGTGATCCTCCTCTCGTTCGGACAGCGCGGTCAGGTGGGTTCCGAGGGCGACCGCAGCGCCGTCGGTGTCATCCGGCGTGTGCTTCTCAACCAGTGGTTCCTCGGAGAGACTCCGGACGACGGGGCGCTCCCCGGCTGGTTCGACTCGGTATGGCGCGCATCGGGCATCGTGCTCGCCGTCGTCGGCATCGCGCTCATGGCGTGGCTCGTCCTGCGCTCGCGCTCCGCGCGGCCGTCGCCCGTCCGCGAGCTCCTCGCCTACGCCCTTCCCTGGATGCTCGTGTCGACGCTCGTCGTCGCGGCGTACACGATCGCGTCGTCCCCGATGTACTCGCCCCGCTACTTCACCTTCACCGTGCCAGCCGTCGGGCTCCTCATCGCAGCGGGCCTCCTGGCCGTTCCGAGACGCGTCATCCGGTGGTCTATCGCCGTCATCGGGATCCTCGCCGTCACGGCGGTCTATGCGTCGCAGCGCGCGGACTATTCCAAGAGCGGCAGCGACTGGTCGACCGTCGCCGAGGTGGTCGAAGCCGCTGAGCCCGGCGACGCCGTCTACTTCATGCCTCGCTACGAGCCGGTCGACGGAACCGCCAAGTGGACGGCTCGTCGAATCGAGTACGTCTATCCCGAACCCTTCCAGGGGCTCGACGACATCACTCTGCGTGAGACCGGAGCGGAGACGGGCACGCTCGACGGCGAGTCAGACGACCTCGACGATGTCCTCGACCGTCTCGACGACGAGCAGGTCGTGTGGGTCATCTACGGTGACGTCTACCCTGCTGACATGGTGGCGGACGACCTGGCCCTCATCGAGTCCCTCGGCTTCACGGCATCGTCCGAGTGGTCCGGTCCTCGGAACGTCGTCGTCCGTTACGAGCGCTGA
- a CDS encoding DNA-directed RNA polymerase subunit beta, with translation MAEEFHKPTKFPSSVFEAFQGGADPAETSRVAHETSQALLARVRADPDADVVERLIAYTDENGIDAIAELWARAPARSLPGALWRIYLLRLLIRQDPVSASYYFQRGVTLSTTIDPVVAGAEAPTGPDEIMVLADEILRGIFEGDFAIALDRAAAYCRVAGIGCASVADDLDVTEPSRSSELTTRALRYSTLAAELTSCGRLWRTGSLD, from the coding sequence ATGGCGGAGGAGTTCCACAAGCCGACGAAGTTCCCGAGCTCCGTCTTCGAGGCCTTCCAGGGTGGTGCCGACCCCGCCGAGACGAGTCGGGTGGCGCACGAGACATCGCAAGCGCTCCTCGCGCGGGTGCGCGCCGACCCGGATGCCGACGTCGTCGAGCGGCTCATCGCCTACACCGACGAGAACGGGATCGACGCCATCGCCGAGCTGTGGGCGCGGGCGCCCGCTCGCAGCCTGCCGGGTGCCCTCTGGCGCATCTACCTGCTGAGGCTCCTCATTCGTCAGGATCCCGTGTCGGCGAGCTACTACTTCCAACGCGGAGTGACCCTGTCCACGACGATCGACCCGGTCGTCGCCGGGGCGGAGGCCCCCACGGGGCCGGACGAGATCATGGTGCTCGCCGACGAGATCCTCCGCGGCATCTTCGAAGGCGACTTCGCAATCGCCCTCGACCGTGCCGCCGCATACTGCCGCGTCGCAGGAATCGGCTGCGCCTCGGTCGCCGACGACCTCGACGTCACCGAGCCTTCTCGATCGAGCGAACTCACGACCCGGGCCCTGCGGTACTCGACGCTCGCCGCGGAGCTCACGTCGTGCGGTCGGCTGTGGCGTACCGGCTCGCTCGACTGA